A region of the Epinephelus fuscoguttatus linkage group LG13, E.fuscoguttatus.final_Chr_v1 genome:
aaaaaacccagtcccttttatgcctggtgtggctacacattttaacaaataaatgccTGTCTTGATTAGAAGCCTgctctggttgccaagcagatTTTTTAAtaagttcttcagatgtataaaagcgagttgttggctacctcagattatgtgtccattcttcgattaccctgtaaattattcatattcctttagcccATAGGTGTcttcagatcaaaagaatcaaaagatattttaataaaaatgaatctaaattgggtggcacggtggtgtgatGGTTAggactgtcgcctcacagcaagagggttcctgggtgtgggagcccttcagtgtggagtttgcatattctccctgtgtcagcgtgggttttctctgggtactccggcttcctcccacagtccaaagacatgcatgattggggataggttaattggtgactctaaattgtctgtaggtgtgaatgtgagtgtgaatgcctgtctgtctctacatgtcagccctgcgatagtctggcaacctgtccagggtgtaccctgcctctcggccaatgtcagctgggataggctccagcccccccgtgaccctcaagaggatgaagcggttagaaaatggatggatggatgaatccaaattttgagtattgttttaacaggataaagtggtgttgtgttggtatgccGGGTGCCATAATCCTCGAGTACTGTAACTCCATCAGAGTCTGTCAGAGCTAGAGCAGATGAATggttcataattgatatatgaCCTCAGCCTGATATGcaaataatattcatactggtgtaaataaacattttgattgtgttttgcatctttgctgagcaacagttttatgTGAAAGGAAtaaaaggcctgtcccaaatataggcctgttgatttcactgatttaagcaaataatggcctgggctattaattgaagtttttttttggtATATGCAGTTGCAGGACAGAGCCATGAATGGTTTGGAGGCCAATAACAAggaaaataaatgcacatgtttatataaaaaaacatcagtcaacATCACataatgtatgttttttaatcaaaagttataaatcagatttttttcagtTAGAGCAGAAAAATTAAAGATATGATGAGATATAGTGTGATTTGCTGTGCTCGCTCCATTGACTCCAATCAAActgacaccaaagtctggctccaTGAACACTGTCATTAACATCATGACCTTTCCCTTTTCTAGATTTTCCTTGCCCATAATTTCTATTTTtctataaacacattaaaaaatgttttgtaatgGTCCTTAAACTTTCAAGAGAAAAATGACAAACCAGCTATTGTGTTTGGGTAAACTTTAACAATCGTTTATTTTGTGCTCCACATTTGACATTAAACATAGATCAATTCTAAAGACTTggttttagacttttttttttttataaaacaatgtCAGTTAATCTTTATTACAACCCTGGTGTGATTAAAAGTTAATATATTCCTTATTAAAAAGAGAGGGCAAGGGGGCTCATTTTCATGGGCACTATGCAAAGAATGCCTTGTCGGTACAGGGTGTTCCCTGTTACTGAGAAGAACAAGCATCTTCCCTCTTTACTGGCACTGGCGGATGATGATACTGCATAGCGTAGCTGTCTAATAAAGTTTTAAAAGACCAAAGGGCATTAAAAGTTGGTGCATGATGCAatcacattttacatttcaggATAATTCTCTTTTTATATGCAGGTGCTTCTGAACACTGACCCCATAAAAACATTAAGTATTGgttaatttttgattttttccctactGATTTCCCCTCCCCATTGTATTCGGCTGTAGCAGGGTAGGCATAAAGAGCAGTGAGCTGGATGGTTCTTGTCACTATCGCCATCATCTTCTTGGATATCGGAGGAGGGAGAAACTGGAGTAGTCTCGTGGAATCTAAGCATTGCAAGCTCTGGGGGAATTCTCATCTAGTCTTCTCTTTTCAGATTGAGAGCCTTTGCTTATCCTCTTCTTCTCCCGTTACATATTCTGCAATGTCTATATCTGAGACGACGACTGCAGTGCCTACTGCCTGCAACTCTCATTCCACAGTGTGTTCAGGCGCAAACTGCTTGTTTCACAGTAACTTCAATCAAACACTGAGCCTGATGATGAGCATAGTGCTTACTGTAATGCTTGCCATGGTCATGTTTGCAATGGGCTGCACTGTGGATGCCAAAAAGCTGTGGGGCCACATCAGGAGACCCTGGGGCATCTTCATCGGCTTCCTCTGCCAGTTTGGCATCATGCCTTTCACAGCCTTTGCCTTGTCACTGGCCTTCAATGTGCTGCCTGTGCAGGCGATTGTCGTCATCATTATGGGCTGCTGTCCTGGAGGCTCCAGCTCTAACATTATCTGCTACTGGCTGGATGGAGACATGGACCTAAGGTAAGAAACCAGCTGGGGTGGACCTGGTAtacccatatatatatatatatatatatgtgtgtgtgtgtgtgtgtgtgtgtgtgtgtgtttgataaaCACACTGTCCATATTCTCCCTTCCTTAGCATCAGTATGACAACCTGCTCCTCTATCTTGGCCCTGGGGATGatgcctctctgtctgctcaTTTACACGTCCACCTGGACTTCCAGCGACACCATCAAGATCCCATATGACAGTATTGGTAAGTAGGCAACTCATGGTCGAATACTAACCTATAAAGCTAAAAACATATCCCTACGATTTGTAGACAGGCTTTCTAAGGCATATATGGTTTATTCTAAGGGGTTCCACGCCTACTGTTTTAATATGCTCATCAGTCAGTTTGTAGTTTTGTGCCAAAGCACTGCACAGGTTTATTATAATCCTATAATTaactaatgaaataaaatatgtgtaTCCACAGGTATTACTCTAGTGTCCATTCTCATCCCAATTGCCCTGGGAATGTATGTTAAAAACAAACGGCCCCTGTGGGCAAAAAAGATCCTCAAGGTAGGAATCCATGTGAATGTTTCATGCAAAGAGTGACATCTAAGCCTTACTCCTATATTTTTTGATATTTGATCAAAGGATTGTTGTGACACTTACATTTTGCATGGCTTAATCTAATGAAAAAAATACTATGTGTCTGCTGTGCACAGGTAGGGTCCATTGCAGGCATTGCTCTCATTATCATCATAGCTGTAGTTGGAGGAGTTCTCTACCAGTCCTCCTGGACCATTTCTCCCGCCCTGTGGATTATTGGAACTGTCTACCCCTTCATTGGCTTCAGCCTCGGGTTCATCTTGGCCCGCATTGCAGGTCAACCCTGGTACAGGTAGGGTGACAGCACTGATGTCAGCATACATAAAGGCTATATCTTGATTGCTTGATCTAAATGTAAACTTGCTTGAGAAATTGTTTACTAGGGCCAGAGCATTTTCAAAAAGTGCCAAGGaccttttgtttttgcagagactttgtttttttctgctgagcAATGACATTTTCAAGGGAGATAGGAAGCTTGAAAACTCACAAAAATTGGCATGCatcaatacaaacaaaaattgCAAACTTTTGTAGTAGTTGGGCTCTGTTGCGCCTCCAAACACAGGTCTTGGATAAAGTTTCTTTGGTCCCAAAATTGAGCGGATTATTGCTCTCATCCTTAAGggcatataaacatgttttgattttttattgCTCAATAGTAAATAAGCCATTTTGGATTCTGtgtgttcattttcatttcatgaaCACATATTTGAGGACTCTGGGATGCACAAAAACTCAAACTAGTGATTATTTGGATTAAGTGGTGTAACTGTGCTTGGGTCTGGCACATCAGCTCTATGGTGCCCCCTAATTACTTTTAGCATTAGAAATCATTTTTGATGCCTTTGCTGGAATACTCTCAAAACTTGCCGCACACACTGAACCAGAATGAACACTGCAAGAAAATACAGCTATATGAGTTTGTTTAGCATAGCGTCCCCTAATGCAAGGAAGACCTTATTTGGGACAATTTTGCTGCAATATTAACGGAATTTGGCAGGCACATTGCTTTCATCATATAGAATATGTTCAAAATGATGAAAGCACTGTGTCTGCCAAATTCCGTCAATGGGTTTCATTAGATCTGCCCACCTGTAAGTTGGAAATTTCGAATTTTGTCCATTTTTCCTGTATTTTACGCAATTACTGCTAGCGGGTTTTATTAGATCCATTTTAAATTTGGGTAGTAAAACCCTCCAACTAATGTGACACTTAACTGATGATAGCTTGAATCATGATGTCATAGGTCATGAGAGAGCACACCATTTTAGGCACTTTACAGGTATGGAACTTTATGAAACTCCTCCTAGCAGATTCGACTGATCCATCTCAAAATTGGGCAGCAGAAGACCTTCACAATGCCAAATCATAAAGCTTTTGTGTTTTCGGTAAAGGCACCCCTGGGGCAGCGTGGTGAATTTCATTGTTTCTACGTGACACAGAAAGCTATTGTAACTGCCCAAAATTTCACATGCTGGACAAAAGTCCAGGCTTGCAGGCATCTACTTGCCCCTATAGACTCATGGTCATAGCGCCACCAAATGATCACAAATCAGAAAGACTGATTTACATGAAATTTACGTGGTGTGGTCTACACATCATCTACAGCAACATGATGTGTAATTAGTTATCTTGCGCTGAATAGTAAATACACAGTTGTTATACAAATTGCAGAAAATAGCTTCCAGCACCACACACTCAAAGCCAGGAATTCCATCTAACTTCTGCACGCAGCATCCAATATTCATGAAAATGCACAACAATATCGACTAGCATCCTGCCGGAACCCCTGATGTGTGCAAATGTGCAAGAGCCCTttcattgctgcttgcagcgttaaatcttttttttttttgatgctgACAAAGGTATATTGCagtttaattcagttttatACATCATTAAACCACTACTGCACCACCAAACACATATACTAATAAATGTACCTACTTATATGGTTGGTAAGCATTTCCTGTTTTGCTCAGGTGTCGAACCATCGCATTGGAGACAGGTTTCCAGAACTCCCAGCTGTGCAGCACCATTGTCCAGCTGTCCTTCGGCCCTGCTGAGCTGGAGATCATGTTTGCATTCCCCCTCATCTACAGCATTTTCCAGCTGTTGATGGCAATGATGTCTGTGGGAGGTGAGTTTAGTAGGCAGATGCATACACAGTTAAGCATAGTAGTTAAGTAGCATTTTGGTGAAAGCTGTCTCACCCCTCCATAAAGCTACAGCTGAACAAAGTCTCTGGGTGTCAGTGGAGCATTTAGGGCAGTGTTATACTAGAAAAGAAGTGGTTCATATGTGTTGTTCAGCCACATTAGATGTGCTACTTTAATCCCCTTGCCTTTTCACTTAGCCCTGCTACTTCATCCCTCAACTTTGACAAGTTCCGTAACTCAAGGATGTTTCAGATTCTGTTTCCTGTACATAAAGTAATGATCCAAGGGTCACAATGAATATGGTGATGTCGCCATTGTGTTACAGAACATACTTAAAATGGACATATGTGGTCAGATTGAAATCTGTCTCCCCCTTTATTTCCGTGAAAAAAGAGAGGGGGCATGTTTTTCTTTGGTTGGAAGTTGTTCCAACTTGTTTCATCTCTGAAAATGTTTGGTCTTTGATACATAAAAGTGCAATCTACCTCAATATAACTGCAAGGAAAAAGGGTACAAGCAGCCGAGAAGGAGGGATGCTACTTGGCTGCATTCAGGTCAAGGACAATGATCAAAGTTAATGACGATACAGTATGTGGTAAGAAGTAAGGTAGAGGTAATTTGTGCCTTGGGGAATGTCGTTGTTAGTCCCTTGCCATAGCTGCTAGTGACCCAGCCCAGGCTATTTCCTGTATTTCCTGCTTTTTGTCACAGCACACACAAGTAAGCAAAGCTGGATCATTTCACAACCGAACAAATTCACACAGCCCTCTTTCTGAAGCAAACTTTGGTCCGTATACATCTTGATGGCTGTATAACCTCAACAAGCGTGGACCAATGCCTTCAACTGTTGTATTATTCACcatctttttaaagattttctAGTTTTCCCAAACAAATAACTTGTAGAACAAGAGCAGGACAAGTCCTAGATGATAGTTCAGAGAAAAGGCTTATTCACTGAAGCCCAGTGTTTTTCGAAAGATGCATGTCAAGATGACTGATC
Encoded here:
- the slc10a2 gene encoding ileal sodium/bile acid cotransporter, with product MVLVTIAIIFLDIGGGRNWSSLVESKHCKLWGNSHLVFSFQIESLCLSSSSPVTYSAMSISETTTAVPTACNSHSTVCSGANCLFHSNFNQTLSLMMSIVLTVMLAMVMFAMGCTVDAKKLWGHIRRPWGIFIGFLCQFGIMPFTAFALSLAFNVLPVQAIVVIIMGCCPGGSSSNIICYWLDGDMDLSISMTTCSSILALGMMPLCLLIYTSTWTSSDTIKIPYDSIGITLVSILIPIALGMYVKNKRPLWAKKILKVGSIAGIALIIIIAVVGGVLYQSSWTISPALWIIGTVYPFIGFSLGFILARIAGQPWYRCRTIALETGFQNSQLCSTIVQLSFGPAELEIMFAFPLIYSIFQLLMAMMSVGAYQGYKRCFRRGSSDEDSEAPSLETGDGESEKKMGHAVENSAFEFDHSGSSEEKGIDAKRNTQL